The Sus scrofa isolate TJ Tabasco breed Duroc chromosome 4, Sscrofa11.1, whole genome shotgun sequence genomic sequence GCACACTGTGATACCGACaaccccttcctccccttccctgccctgccaTCCTGGCCCCCAAAGCTctcacccctcctgcccccaccccccatgtctGGTGTCTCAgccatgcgtgtgtgtgtgtgtgtgtgtgtgtgtgcgcgcgcgcacgcacgtgtgtatgtgtgtgtatgcatatgtgtgccCCATGGGCAGGGACTACAGGGAAGTCTCCTCCATTCTAGTTTTGGGGTCCAGCTCTACTCCCCTCCTCCTACTTCCCTCGACTTTGCACAAGAGAAGGCTTGGCCCCACCTTCTCCTCCAGTGTTAGTGAGCGGCCCTGGCTCTTCCCGGCTTCTGGGGCTCTAGAACAGGCTTCCTGCCTCCCCCCTCATTCCTTCTGCCTGGGTCCTAGTGAAACTATAGGCACGTGGTTATGTTGGGAGCTGGGGCTTGGTGTAGACCATGGACCAAAAGAGTTTCTTACAGTTGGAAGGGCCTTTGGTGCCCTCTCACACCTGTTGGATGCTGGGGGAGTAGCAATAAACCTCAGCCCCCTGGCCTCCACTTCCCCTTCAGTCTGGGGTACAAgtaagaagcctgaattctatgATATTAGCTttctaattcttatttatttatatattctgaggCAGCTCAGCAGGAGTGTGTGTGCGAATGTGTGTACACTTaggtgtgcgtgtgtatgtgccGTGGGGTAGGGGTGTCATTATATACAAACCTAAAATACTGTCCCAAAATACAAGCCACGAGTCATTTCAGTGGACTCACACGCAACCCTGCCTCCCATAGTACCTCCCCTAATCTTGTTTCTGTGCCAGGCCTGGATGGGAGGAGCCCTAGGCCGGGCTGGGATGAGAGTCCCACAGTCTAGGGAGATGGAGGTCACCTGACGAGGTCCacctcttccccttctctcaaGAAGCACAGGCCTCCTCTTGAGTGAGAGGCTCTATCCACTATAGCACAGGCAGGATCAGCATagcagccctcccacccccaacctgtccctCACAGGtggggaagcaggggagggaaagggaccAGGCATATGGTCAAACCAGCAGATCAAAAAGCACaaggagctggggcaggggcaggaaacGGGGGCCTTCCCAGCAATTCCTCTAAAGTGGGAAGAGGTTAGGCAGTAAGCCAGGGACCCCTAATGCAGGGACcagaagcctcagtttccccatttcaCCCTTTCCACAGGATAAGCCCCTGAGGGTTaagctgcccctgccccaccctaCTCCATGTGGCTGCTTTCTTTGGTGCCCCTTTCCCCCCACTGTAGCTGTGATGTGTTGTAGTTTTTAGCTGtttgtaaatgtttaaaaaaaaagttaaaaggaaaaaagtgaaaacaacaactacaaaagaaaatccaaattccCCCTCCTCATGCTGCGTCTGGTGTCCCCACCCTGTGGTCACTCCCATTTTGTAACACTGAACCAGGTGGTGACTGTTTAACTCTTTGGTGTCTGTGCTCAAAGGACTGCCTTCTCCTCCAGTGCCCAGTGTACGAGTGTGTGCCCTCTTTCCTCACCCTTCACTTACTGGACGCAGCTCTCTCACCTGCACCCCCCTGGAGGGGCCCACCCATCTCCCTTACCCTCCTGGGGAACCCTACACCCAACTCTGTTGATGTGAAAAACGAAAtgaaaatattgatgaaaaataaaaaggaaacaaatcctTAAAATCCAAAATGTCTATGTGTGCTTCTTTGCCTCCATCTCTATCCAACTCTGTTCTGCATCATGAGCTGGTCCTGGGAGGGGAAGACGGTGAGATGGAAAAACAACTCCTCTCCCTCCAAACTGAAGGCCAGAATAACATGATGCATCATATTTACTTCCTAGGTTGGTCTTTCTATTCTGACCTTTCTGCTTCTACAGATTGGGTGTCCTCTTAGTTTCCCAGAATTGAAAACTTGTGGTAATAACCtataactcaaaagcaaaaagaaaaaaaatacccaaaactAATAACCTGATTAAAAGATGGGCTAAGGACTTGTACagactttttttccaaagaagacatacagtggCCGATAGGTActtatgaaaaaatgctcaatgttactaatcatcagggaagtgcaaatgaAAATCACAGTGAGCTATCCCTTCACGCCTGTCAGGATAGCTattatcaaagaaacaaaaatgaacaaaaagtgtTGGTAAAGATACGGAGAAATTGTAACCCTTGTACACTGatgctgggaatgcaaaatggtgcagccacccTGGTAAAGAAtgtgaagtttcctcaaaaaattaaaactagagaagttcccttgtggcacagtaggttaaggatctagcattgtcactgcagcagcttgggttgctgctgtggcgtgagtttgatccctggcccaggaaattttgtgtgcctcaggtgcagccagaaaaaaaaaaaaaaaaaaaacaacaaccaaaaaaacctccgccaaccccccctcccaaaaaacaaaccccccaaactaAAACTACCATGATTTAACAATCCTACTTCTGGGgatttatccaaaataattgaaatcaggatcttggaGAGGTATTAGCACTGTCGtgttcactacagcattattcacagtagccaggatgtggaaataccctaaatgtccagtgacagatgaatagataaagaaaatatagtatatacatacGAAGAAATACTggtcagccttgaaaaagaaggaaattctccAATATCTGACAACATGGATAAGCCATGACAATATTTTACTAAAGTGAAATAAGCcggtcacagaaagacaaataactgCTGCATGACTCCTCTCATATGAgttatctaaaatagtcaaattcatagaatcagAGTAGAATGTTGGTTGCCAGGGGTAGGgggagaagaaaatagagaattaCCAGTCAAAGACAGGAAATTTCAATTAAGCAAGATAAGTAAGCTCTAGAGATTGCTATATGACCTCGTTCTTATAGTCAATGATAATATCATTGTACACTTACAGTTTTGTTAGGAAGGTGGATTTAACATTAAGAGTTTTTGCCACAATAATGGTTTTTTTATAAggtccacacccaaggcatatggatattcctgggctaggggttgaattggagctgcagctgctggtctatgccacagcaataccagatccaagccgcatctatgacctgtgacctatgccacagctttcagcaacgccagacccttaactgagccaggctaggaatcaaaccctcatcctcttggatactatgtcaggttcttaacccagtgagccacaatgggaactccaaatatttttaaaaataaattttaagaaatctaaAAACTCCAGATATGAGAACAAAAacttagaataatatttttgagaataGAACCAACTTTCCTCAAATTATcttgtgtcatttaaaaatacaaattctagaTTCCATTCTCAACTTGGTGGAATCTGAATCCTTTTTTGGAAGAGAGACGACCTAGAATCCACATTTTAAACAAGCTCCCTTGGGAATTCACATCTGTGAGGAAACCTGAAAACCACTGCCTGGGGGGATACAACTGGCTCTCCTCTCGCTCTAGTCCATTTCTAGTCTAATCaagtcttttgcttatttttcttttcctgtggcatatggaagttcccaggccaggggccaaattggagctgcagctgctggccttctccacagccacagcaatgccaaattcaagctacatctttgacctatgctgtagcttgctgcaacactggatccttaacccactgagtgaggccagggatcgaacccgcatcctgagAGACTTCATCAGgtccttaatgtgctgagccacagtgggaaatctattttccatttttttcttttcttttgttaatgggaactctcaaattaACTCCTTCCTTTCCACTTCCACAGCTGACCACTAGGTCAGGGTTCCATCTTCACCACTGGTTGATTTCTGTGCCTCCAATCTCCTATGCCAACTCACTTATATATCACTGTCAGATCAATCTGCTCCCAAATGCTGTTTAGCATGCCTTTCCCTAAAACTCTGCAATGACTTCCTACTGTTCAACCAGATGCATCCTAAATTCCAGCCAGAAACAGTCCATACACCTTAATCAAGCTTTTTCTCTAGTACTTTCCATCTCCACATGAGATCATTACAAAGTTGCATATCTAGACACTACTTGAGTTCTCTTCAGAAATAAGACATTTGGAAGGCTCATATGAAAAAAGGCCACATAAAGTTTTTTCCATCTTCTATACTCATTTCCTAGGTTATCATCTTTTCACTGCTTTagtgatagttaaaaaaaaaaaattttttccacaaAGAAATGTAATCCTTTTGGAAAAGAATAGGTTGTTAGAAAGCCAAACATTCCCCAAGTCTGAAGTTCAAATGCATCTATAGCTGCTGTCTTGTCACTCTCTGTCCAGTCCAGCTTCTATGCTTTTGCTTGGGCTCTTCCCCCTACCTGCAACAACTGTCCTCTCCTTTCTGGTTTAATGAATCCCTTCCTGACTATCCTAGGCCTCAAGTATCTTTCTCCTCCCGAGAACATCTGTAGCACTGACTCAAAAGGCCATTAATAACACAGCAATTCACTTCATACgataatttctcttttaatgtaCAGAATTATCTGCAACTCATAAGGTCTGGTGGTTCCTTAGTCACAATTTAACACAAAACATTTTCCTGAATGGTCCAGGCCAAGAGCTGTAGAGAGAGATTCTACTCTTTCCTTGGGTTAGCCTTGATGTGAAATGAATTGCTGTCTCCAGAGAATAAGTATATGCCAGTTGAATGGGGCCCAGGGTCCTCATCTCTTACAGATATTGAAGGGAAGAAGGCCCCAGTAGTTTATTCTCACCCAACCCATTTGGCTCCTCGTCCTCCCTCTCTCAAGACTCAGGGAGTTCCTCGAGTTTTCTTGCTCCCGCCCAGGCAAGGGGGGCTCGTGTCCAGTTGAGGGTTCTCTCTCCACTGGGCAGGGGTGCGCGCCTGTATGGCCAGGGCATGGACCGGCCCAGCCAGTTCTTCGGACAGCGCCGTGTGGACCAGCCGATGCCGTTGTAGGGGGCTCAATCCCTCGAAGCGAGAGCTCACCACAGCCACGCGGAAATGCGTCTCACTGCCTGGTGGGACTGCGTGGCCACCGCTCTCATTACGCAGCTCCAGCACCTCGGGGTTCAGGGCCTGTTCCAGCTTCATGCGAATGGCGGCCTCGACGGGACCGATGGTCCCTGCTCCCGTGCTGCTCCGGGACAGACAGACGCGCCCGGCCATGGAGAACAGGCGTCCGACCAGCTGCCCACTCAGCATCGGCTAAAGCAGAGACAAGGACAGGAGCAGTGAGGGGTCAGGGCCTCTCGCTTGGTGAGAGATCAGTCTCTCAACTATCCCAGCCCCGGCCTCGGCTCCAGCTGGGAGCCCGCCGCCCCGCGGGACAGTGAAACGGGAGCCACCGCCCCTTTCCTCAGTGTGACGTGGGGGAAATCTGGCCTCCCGCCTTGGGCAGCGAATGGGCGACTGTAGAGTACACAGGGCCAGAAGTGAGGCATGTTCTTTACTAAGGTGATTCGCAAAGAATAAGATGGAGGTTGCAAGAGTAGGGTATGTGCAACTCTGGGCTTTTGGTTGAGCAGTGTCTCTGTGTCCCCTCTGAACCCCAGGCTGGGCCCCTTCTACCTTGCACTCAGGCTTGAATACCGCAGTTCCGACTCCCGGAAGGAACGGCTGAGGGTCAGAGCCAAAAGCAAATCTCGCGTCCTGAGGCACGCTGGGAAATGCAGTCTCCGCTACGCGATACCCGGCAGGTGCTATTCGATGCCCCGAGGGCTTCTGGGAACTGTAGTCTCTACTTCGCCCGATTTGTGAGGTCGTCAGAGGTTGTGAACCCGAGGAATTGCAAAGAAAACGGAAATTCCTGAGCAATTGGGATTGagatttttcaattcattttatttccaataGGTCTTGTAGATCAGCTAGCCCAACAtctttattttccatatattgtggaaatctatttcatttattgaatACATAATTATTTTGCATCGGACCAGTCCCGGAGGGTGGAGAGGTAAGACAGGCCCTGTCTGTCCTCGGGCAGTTGATGGAACACTGGAGAAGATGGACAAGTTAGCGGACAGTTGTAATGCCATGTGCCAAGGGCTGTAATAAGGCCAAGAACAGGATGCTAGAGCGGCATATTGTCGAGGCTTGGGGGAGCAGAGGAAACTTAGAGGAAGAGTTTAGAAGAGACACAAAACCCCATTCTCAATTCTTCATAGGGGGGTAGCTGCATGCGCAAAGGCCTAGAGGAGAAAGAACTTTggtgggatgggggtgagggtgggggtggaggtgttCCTTTCGGTGTAGTTAGGTATGGTTGGACCCCACGGGGccaagatgatgatgatgggaaGCTGAGGGAGTGTGTAGGCCTGTggggggaagaggcaggaaaTCATGCTGAGCCTTGTAGGCTTCCTGAGGT encodes the following:
- the BOLA1 gene encoding bolA-like protein 1 encodes the protein MLSGQLVGRLFSMAGRVCLSRSSTGAGTIGPVEAAIRMKLEQALNPEVLELRNESGGHAVPPGSETHFRVAVVSSRFEGLSPLQRHRLVHTALSEELAGPVHALAIQARTPAQWRENPQLDTSPPCLGGSKKTRGTP